The Caldalkalibacillus thermarum nucleotide sequence ATAACCTGTCACCCGGTCCACCACGGTCAGGGTGTAGGCATAGTGGCCCAGCGCCTAGCCGCCGTTATGTTCCACCAAATGACATCCTCACATCCCATCCCCTCAGTAAGATTTCGATGTGAGTGATCCAATCTCCTTTCGGTAATATTTTAACTGAGTGATTGCGCCCGGTTTTGTAAAATGCTTAGATGTGTTAAAAAATTAATAAATAACATAATATTTGGGTGTATCTTGATTCAGAACAAGACGTTGAGGACAGGAGGGGATTATATGCTGCATATTGTCGCTTGTATCAAACAGGTGCCGGACACCAAAGTGATCAAAATGAATCCCAAAACCAATACCATGGACCGCTCCAGTGCACCTGCCATTTTGAACCCGTACGATGCCCATGCAGTGGAAGAAGCGGTACGCCTTAAAAAAAGGTATGGCGGCACGGTCTCTGTCCTGACCATGGGTCCGCCGCCGGCCGTCAAAGCGATAAAAAAGTGCATTGAGCTTGGGGCAGACGAAGGGTACATGATCACTGACCGTGCCTTCGCCGGAGCTGACACACTGGCGACCAGTTATGCGTTGACCAAAGCTTTGAATAAAATTGCTAAAATTCGGCCTATTGACTTGATCATATGCGGCAAAATGACGATTGACGGGGACACAGGTCAAGTAGGGCCAGGCATTGCCCGCCGTCTGGACATCCCGCCCCTGACCGGTGTGAAAAA carries:
- a CDS encoding electron transfer flavoprotein subunit beta/FixA family protein yields the protein MLHIVACIKQVPDTKVIKMNPKTNTMDRSSAPAILNPYDAHAVEEAVRLKKRYGGTVSVLTMGPPPAVKAIKKCIELGADEGYMITDRAFAGADTLATSYALTKALNKIAKIRPIDLIICGKMTIDGDTGQVGPGIARRLDIPPLTGVKKVVEINKEQGYAVVHRKLEDGYEVVQSTLPCLFTVEKEINEVSFAPLPNMIKAARYQPHIWSVNDLEDVDRKQLGLKGSPTIVAKVWAPPKPEGGKLLAGSPEEQVKQIVSIVLEKKELFQDKGGVQ